The following proteins are encoded in a genomic region of Syntrophotaleaceae bacterium:
- a CDS encoding amidohydrolase family protein encodes MQDKVIDIHCHTAGIGAGNSGCRISAKMRGSWKFRYYLKAFGVTSNELENEGDMLVLRRMSQQLAESSSVHQAVVFALDGAVDSSGQFDENLTELYIPDTFVEQACRQYPNLLFGASVNPYRPDALDRLERAVARGAVLLKWLPSIQGIDPSDNSLTPFYRRLAELGLPLLSHTGEEESFTRADNTLADPEKLRLPLEQGVTVIAAHCASNGRNGVERNFDRFLALMKKFPNLHGDISALTQINRLGHLQRILRYEQYHDRLHYGTDMPLPRTGLTSPWFQLGRLPFGTIRRLAALRNPWDQDLQLKLALGLPVRVLGNTPRLLRRANQDL; translated from the coding sequence ATGCAGGACAAAGTCATCGACATCCACTGCCACACCGCCGGTATCGGCGCCGGCAACAGCGGCTGCCGGATCTCCGCCAAGATGCGCGGCAGCTGGAAATTCCGCTACTACCTCAAGGCGTTCGGCGTCACCTCCAATGAGTTGGAGAATGAAGGGGATATGCTGGTATTGCGCCGCATGTCGCAGCAGCTCGCCGAATCGAGCTCGGTTCATCAGGCGGTCGTTTTCGCCCTGGACGGCGCCGTCGACAGCAGCGGGCAATTCGACGAAAACCTCACCGAACTGTATATCCCCGATACTTTCGTCGAGCAGGCCTGCCGGCAGTATCCCAACCTGCTCTTCGGCGCCAGCGTCAACCCCTACCGTCCCGACGCTCTCGATCGCCTCGAGCGGGCGGTTGCCCGCGGAGCGGTGCTGTTGAAATGGCTGCCTTCGATTCAGGGCATCGACCCTTCGGACAATTCGCTGACCCCCTTTTACCGGCGCCTGGCGGAACTGGGTCTGCCGTTGCTCAGCCATACGGGCGAGGAGGAATCCTTCACCCGGGCCGACAACACCCTGGCCGATCCGGAGAAACTGCGACTGCCCCTGGAACAGGGGGTGACCGTTATCGCCGCCCATTGCGCCAGCAACGGCCGCAACGGCGTGGAGCGCAACTTCGACCGTTTCCTGGCGCTGATGAAAAAGTTCCCCAACCTGCACGGCGACATTTCCGCCCTGACCCAGATCAACCGCCTCGGCCATCTGCAGCGCATCCTGCGCTACGAGCAGTACCACGACCGGCTGCATTACGGCACCGACATGCCCCTGCCCCGCACCGGACTGACCTCCCCCTGGTTTCAGCTGGGCCGACTGCCCTTCGGCACCATCCGGCGGCTGGCCGCACTGCGCAATCCCTGGGACCAGGACCTGCAGCTGAAACTGGCCCTCGGGCTTCCGGTCCGGGTGCTCGGCAATACTCCCCGCCTGCTGCGCCGGGCCAACCAGGACCTGTGA